The Pyrococcus kukulkanii genome contains a region encoding:
- a CDS encoding PadR family transcriptional regulator — protein sequence MEKPKLRGYLRLLILHMLKEKPMHGYAIMTELEKRYGIPEPSAGAIYPVLSELKRLKLIEMEGRGKREKKVYRITEEGLKFLEENREELNEILQKIEAYKEFSKLGGRELAKTMKELLEKLPELNENQKERIREEILEFTRRIKLILLGGD from the coding sequence TTGGAGAAACCAAAGCTGAGAGGCTACCTTAGGCTACTGATCCTCCACATGCTGAAGGAGAAACCCATGCACGGTTACGCGATAATGACCGAGCTGGAAAAGAGGTATGGGATTCCAGAACCGAGTGCTGGAGCAATTTACCCAGTTCTCTCCGAGCTTAAGAGACTAAAGCTCATCGAGATGGAGGGTAGAGGAAAGAGAGAAAAAAAGGTCTACAGGATAACCGAGGAAGGATTAAAGTTCTTAGAAGAGAACCGGGAGGAATTAAATGAAATTCTGCAAAAAATTGAAGCTTATAAGGAATTTTCGAAGCTTGGAGGGAGAGAGCTCGCGAAGACAATGAAGGAGCTTCTCGAAAAACTTCCAGAGCTAAATGAGAATCAGAAAGAAAGAATTAGAGAAGAGATTCTCGAGTTTACCAGGAGGATAAAACTCATTCTCCTGGGAGGTGATTAA
- a CDS encoding ATP-binding protein yields the protein MFVNRKRELEFLERKWRESKAQLIIIYGRRRVGKTMLLKEFLKGKKGVYFLATADSLLENTRRLSEKFVELTGREYFKDVNDIGKLLQYLAEEIREERICVIIDEFQYLMSLNPGILSVLQRAWDEHLKDTNVFLVLCGSSIGMMEKTMEYKSPLYGRRTGQWKVEPFDIRGIAEMFPDESMENLVKIYAVFGGIPYYLDLIRGLEPEEAIREKVLQKGEVLYEEPEFLLREELREPRVYKLILKGLSLGYESLGELMNYTGLDRGNISKYIEILERLDLVGYELPYGKRKRGRYYIKDNFFNFWFRFVYPNLNDLEIGLIDEVWTKIERDLNQYYGQMFERLVREMFKLKIMDFGQRSVSRWWHRDKEIDAVLELKDGLMFVEVKWKKLKRGEAESILEELKRKAEAFNAKEKRFLLIAKEIKGKTSEMLDLRDLEEIIRGR from the coding sequence ATGTTCGTGAATAGAAAGAGGGAGCTCGAATTTCTCGAGAGGAAATGGAGGGAAAGTAAGGCTCAACTAATAATCATCTATGGGAGGAGAAGAGTTGGAAAAACCATGCTTCTTAAGGAATTCCTGAAAGGGAAAAAGGGGGTGTACTTCCTAGCGACTGCCGATTCACTTCTCGAGAACACTAGGAGGCTCTCGGAGAAGTTCGTCGAGCTGACCGGAAGGGAATACTTCAAGGACGTTAATGACATCGGAAAGTTGCTCCAGTATCTTGCCGAAGAGATCAGGGAAGAAAGGATTTGCGTGATCATCGACGAATTCCAGTACCTAATGTCCCTAAACCCAGGAATCCTAAGCGTTCTTCAAAGAGCTTGGGATGAGCACCTTAAAGACACCAACGTGTTTCTAGTCTTATGCGGCTCATCGATTGGTATGATGGAGAAAACTATGGAGTACAAAAGTCCGCTGTACGGGAGGAGAACCGGACAATGGAAGGTTGAGCCCTTCGACATCAGGGGAATAGCAGAGATGTTTCCCGATGAGAGTATGGAAAACCTAGTAAAGATATATGCAGTTTTCGGGGGGATTCCTTATTACCTTGACCTAATAAGGGGACTAGAACCCGAAGAGGCAATACGGGAAAAAGTCCTCCAGAAGGGAGAAGTTCTCTATGAGGAGCCGGAATTCCTTCTCAGGGAAGAACTTAGAGAGCCCAGGGTGTACAAGTTGATACTAAAGGGGTTATCATTAGGATACGAGTCCCTGGGAGAGCTGATGAACTACACGGGACTAGACAGGGGAAACATCTCGAAGTACATTGAAATCCTTGAACGACTTGATTTAGTTGGCTACGAGCTCCCCTACGGGAAGAGAAAGAGAGGGAGATACTATATTAAGGACAACTTCTTCAACTTCTGGTTCCGCTTCGTATATCCAAACCTCAACGACCTTGAAATAGGCTTGATCGATGAGGTGTGGACTAAGATAGAACGCGATCTCAACCAATACTATGGCCAAATGTTCGAGAGGCTCGTCAGGGAAATGTTTAAGTTGAAAATAATGGACTTCGGTCAGAGAAGCGTTTCTAGGTGGTGGCATAGGGACAAGGAGATAGATGCCGTGTTGGAGCTTAAGGATGGACTAATGTTCGTCGAGGTTAAGTGGAAAAAATTAAAGAGGGGAGAAGCAGAGAGTATCCTTGAAGAGCTTAAGAGGAAAGCAGAGGCATTCAACGCCAAGGAAAAAAGATTCCTGCTCATAGCAAAGGAAATTAAGGGTAAAACTTCCGAGATGCTTGATTTGAGGGATTTGGAAGAGATTATAAGAGGGCGATGA
- a CDS encoding GNAT family N-acetyltransferase produces MLIRGKVRESKIPKFKHRWFGVLEVDTEEGVYRLYMSGIAQWFIEGDEVEIKLLKEPKEKDGIKILEFNDYELYKFYNGEKIKVWPLWEKTYKAKRYSPLTGELLYEYEIRAREATYESDFEAIAELEQYHYASQKEKVALWRCEKCGTIIEANTKPICPKCKTDKHVHILEIKGSTPASRFLLLELVKREEYEPRILAYVRVDPPIPLMHRRLPNGEIEKNIREKVFPEDWLKPSFWPEKIMHELFMELRKKYPKKIARSLLWEKAKERALRESNTAGARIARVVVHPDYRSDGIGQLSVKAALEWVAERRVPEMRKKKHFVETIAQMARYNPFFEKVGFRFVWETASGRPVLIYPLTQEAKEYLERYFKEDPYAPKEPLWKPSYGKVEPLNGPIVFKNVSKVFESELDIKGLPEEIQELLKAFGVRHRIIQRPVLRNLNFEIKPGEVIAVVGASGAGKTTLLRLILGAVKGYWEEKYRPTSGKIKVPDNVKVAVMIPGEFEPEFGSESILEHVYRKIKDLNAAVEVLNRAGLSDAVLYRAKFSELSTGQKERAKIASLLAEKPNLILIDEFAAHLDTLTAMRVARKVAEIVREAGITAVIITHRPEVVKALDPDRILFVGYGTAVMRKSL; encoded by the coding sequence ATGCTCATCAGGGGCAAGGTTAGGGAAAGCAAGATACCGAAGTTCAAGCATCGCTGGTTCGGCGTTCTCGAGGTTGATACCGAGGAGGGAGTGTACAGGCTGTACATGAGCGGCATAGCGCAGTGGTTCATAGAGGGAGATGAAGTTGAGATAAAGCTACTAAAGGAGCCAAAGGAGAAGGACGGGATAAAAATTCTCGAATTCAACGATTACGAGCTGTACAAATTCTACAATGGAGAGAAGATAAAGGTCTGGCCTCTCTGGGAGAAGACATACAAGGCAAAGCGCTACTCCCCCTTGACGGGCGAGCTACTGTACGAATACGAGATAAGGGCTAGGGAGGCAACATACGAGAGTGATTTTGAGGCGATAGCTGAGCTTGAGCAGTACCACTACGCGAGCCAGAAGGAGAAAGTGGCCCTGTGGAGGTGCGAGAAGTGCGGAACGATCATTGAGGCAAACACTAAGCCGATATGCCCCAAGTGCAAAACCGACAAGCACGTTCACATACTAGAAATTAAGGGCTCGACCCCTGCCTCCAGGTTCCTTCTCCTCGAACTCGTTAAGAGGGAGGAGTACGAACCCAGGATTCTAGCGTACGTTAGGGTAGATCCACCAATACCCCTAATGCACAGGAGGCTACCCAATGGGGAGATCGAGAAGAACATAAGGGAGAAGGTATTTCCCGAGGACTGGCTAAAGCCAAGCTTCTGGCCGGAGAAGATAATGCACGAACTGTTCATGGAGCTAAGAAAGAAGTACCCAAAGAAGATAGCTAGATCCCTGTTATGGGAGAAAGCCAAGGAGAGGGCATTGAGGGAGAGCAACACGGCAGGAGCGAGAATTGCGAGGGTCGTTGTCCACCCAGACTACCGCTCGGACGGCATTGGGCAGTTAAGCGTTAAAGCAGCACTGGAATGGGTTGCAGAGAGGAGAGTACCCGAGATGAGGAAGAAGAAGCACTTCGTGGAAACAATAGCACAGATGGCCCGCTACAATCCATTCTTCGAGAAAGTTGGCTTTAGGTTCGTGTGGGAAACCGCGAGCGGAAGGCCCGTCCTGATATATCCCCTAACCCAGGAAGCCAAGGAGTACCTAGAGAGGTACTTCAAGGAAGACCCCTATGCTCCCAAGGAGCCCCTCTGGAAGCCAAGCTACGGAAAAGTGGAACCGCTAAACGGCCCAATAGTGTTTAAGAATGTAAGCAAGGTCTTCGAGAGCGAACTCGACATAAAGGGTCTTCCTGAAGAAATCCAAGAGCTGCTGAAGGCCTTTGGGGTTAGGCATAGAATAATTCAGAGGCCGGTGTTAAGGAACCTAAACTTCGAGATAAAGCCCGGGGAGGTTATAGCGGTCGTAGGAGCGAGTGGTGCCGGTAAGACAACCCTATTAAGGCTAATCCTGGGGGCCGTCAAGGGCTACTGGGAGGAGAAGTACAGACCAACTAGTGGAAAAATCAAAGTTCCGGATAACGTCAAAGTTGCAGTAATGATTCCAGGAGAGTTCGAGCCAGAATTCGGCTCAGAAAGCATCCTAGAGCATGTTTACAGAAAGATCAAGGATTTAAATGCCGCAGTAGAAGTGCTGAACAGGGCAGGGTTGAGCGATGCGGTCCTCTACAGGGCCAAGTTTTCCGAACTATCAACCGGTCAAAAGGAGAGAGCTAAAATAGCATCTCTTCTCGCGGAGAAGCCAAATCTAATTTTGATCGATGAGTTTGCCGCCCACTTAGATACTTTAACGGCAATGAGGGTAGCAAGAAAGGTTGCAGAAATTGTAAGGGAAGCAGGAATCACAGCAGTGATAATTACTCACAGGCCTGAGGTTGTTAAGGCTTTGGATCCAGACAGGATACTCTTCGTTGGATATGGGACTGCAGTTATGAGGAAATCTCTCTGA
- a CDS encoding rubredoxin → MAKWRCKICGYIYDEDEGNEENGITSGTKFEDLPEDWICPLCGAPKDEFEKIG, encoded by the coding sequence ATGGCAAAATGGAGATGCAAAATCTGTGGCTACATATATGATGAAGATGAAGGGAATGAGGAGAACGGAATAACCTCAGGGACAAAGTTTGAGGATCTCCCCGAGGATTGGATTTGTCCTCTTTGTGGAGCACCAAAAGATGAATTTGAAAAGATAGGTTGA
- the thiC gene encoding phosphomethylpyrimidine synthase ThiC encodes MTQIEQAKRGVITDEMMQIAQKEGISPEKLRRLVAKGHTVIFRNKVHDWVEPVAVGQGVRIKINANIGTSRDIVNVEEEIKKAQIAVKYGADTIMDLSTGGDLDEIRRKIMKAVNVPVGTVPIYQAAEEMLAKGKAIIEMSEEDMWKAVEKHFKDGVDFATIHVGVTKEVVEKMKRVKRVVGMVSRGGTFLAAWILHWSEENPFYKNYDYLLELAKEYDVVLSLGDGLRPGGLPDAGDELQVAELYTLGKLVRRAREAGVQTMVEGPGHVPIDQIPAQIKLMKIATDNAPVYVLGPLVTDIFPGYDHIAGAIGGAIAALNGADFLCYVTPAEHLGLPTVEHVKEGVIATKLATHAVNLTRFEEDYRKDYLMSVARGALNWAKQYELAMDKEKFIEIRKERPTKTEACSMCGDLCAIKLINDMLRG; translated from the coding sequence ATGACGCAGATCGAGCAGGCGAAGAGGGGTGTAATCACGGATGAAATGATGCAAATCGCTCAAAAGGAAGGTATAAGCCCGGAAAAATTGAGAAGGCTCGTAGCTAAGGGACATACCGTTATATTCAGGAACAAAGTTCACGACTGGGTAGAGCCAGTGGCAGTTGGCCAAGGTGTTAGGATAAAGATAAATGCAAACATAGGGACTTCAAGGGACATTGTGAACGTTGAAGAAGAGATAAAGAAGGCCCAAATCGCCGTTAAGTATGGGGCGGACACTATAATGGATCTCTCGACAGGTGGAGATCTGGATGAAATAAGAAGGAAGATAATGAAGGCCGTAAACGTTCCAGTTGGGACAGTTCCAATATATCAGGCAGCCGAGGAAATGCTGGCTAAGGGGAAGGCAATAATAGAAATGAGTGAAGAGGACATGTGGAAGGCCGTAGAGAAGCACTTCAAGGATGGTGTCGACTTTGCAACGATTCACGTTGGAGTTACCAAAGAAGTCGTGGAGAAAATGAAGAGAGTTAAAAGGGTAGTAGGAATGGTTTCAAGGGGAGGAACGTTCTTAGCCGCGTGGATACTGCACTGGAGTGAAGAAAATCCGTTCTACAAGAATTATGACTATCTTTTAGAGCTTGCCAAAGAGTATGATGTGGTCTTAAGCCTGGGAGATGGGCTTAGACCTGGAGGGTTGCCAGATGCAGGAGATGAACTTCAGGTAGCAGAACTATACACTTTAGGGAAGCTCGTTAGAAGGGCAAGAGAAGCTGGAGTTCAGACGATGGTTGAAGGTCCCGGGCATGTTCCAATAGATCAGATACCCGCCCAGATAAAGCTGATGAAAATAGCTACGGACAATGCTCCAGTCTACGTCCTGGGGCCTCTTGTGACGGATATATTCCCTGGGTACGATCACATAGCTGGAGCTATAGGAGGGGCAATAGCCGCCCTGAACGGTGCGGACTTCCTATGCTACGTCACGCCAGCCGAGCACCTAGGCCTGCCCACAGTAGAGCACGTTAAGGAAGGAGTCATCGCAACGAAGCTCGCTACCCATGCGGTAAACCTCACGAGGTTCGAAGAGGACTACAGGAAGGACTACCTAATGAGCGTTGCGAGGGGAGCCTTGAACTGGGCCAAACAGTATGAACTCGCCATGGATAAGGAAAAGTTCATTGAAATAAGGAAGGAGAGACCAACAAAGACCGAGGCGTGCTCAATGTGCGGTGACCTGTGCGCGATAAAGCTAATCAACGACATGCTCAGGGGATAA
- a CDS encoding ATPase domain-containing protein, whose amino-acid sequence MGKPFGVEYFDRFIVEGGFPEGSIILVAGEPGSGKTIFSATFLYNGAVKFGEKGVYVSFSETKSEFYEQMRMFGMDFKNLEEKGLFKFIDLVTVPSATIQKEIELLISEIIKFKPDRIVLDSITVISNLLGKEMTRTFLHTMLGRLIKAHGSTALLIAEKPIGEEKIGFGVEEFVVDGVIVLKTRNIGENIVRTLELRKMRRRKIRKPKYEYAITDNGIEFFDVPELKRVEFEPTWSRITSGIEKLDKLLGGGIYLGSSVLLVGMTGTGKTTFALHFAVSNALQGKRVIYITFEEPIDQLLRTAQNYKLEIWEALDSGNLMLLSWVPEATTPLQMFINLRDLMDEFKPTAVVIDSLSSLREHIDEGELSKVLRYLSLLAKSRKSTLYFTLTEESNTAIVPSTNASTLADVIIWLKYFLVEGKLERRLIIVKARGSNHSRKVHRYEITDTGVVIYE is encoded by the coding sequence ATGGGAAAACCTTTTGGAGTTGAGTATTTTGATAGGTTTATAGTAGAAGGGGGATTTCCAGAGGGTTCAATAATATTGGTGGCTGGCGAGCCGGGTTCTGGTAAAACAATATTTTCGGCAACCTTTCTATATAACGGAGCAGTAAAGTTTGGCGAGAAGGGAGTTTATGTATCCTTTAGCGAGACTAAGAGTGAGTTCTACGAGCAGATGAGAATGTTTGGTATGGACTTTAAGAATCTTGAAGAGAAGGGGTTGTTTAAGTTTATCGACTTAGTTACTGTTCCTTCTGCCACTATTCAGAAGGAAATTGAGTTGCTTATAAGTGAAATAATAAAATTTAAGCCGGATCGGATAGTCTTAGATTCAATTACCGTTATATCCAACCTTTTGGGCAAGGAAATGACAAGGACATTTCTCCATACAATGCTGGGTAGGCTGATAAAAGCCCACGGCTCTACTGCTTTGCTAATTGCTGAAAAACCAATTGGGGAGGAAAAAATAGGGTTTGGAGTTGAAGAGTTTGTCGTTGATGGAGTTATAGTGCTCAAAACCAGAAATATTGGAGAAAACATAGTGAGAACGCTAGAACTTAGGAAAATGCGGAGAAGAAAAATTAGGAAACCTAAATATGAGTACGCAATAACTGATAATGGAATAGAGTTTTTTGACGTTCCTGAACTTAAAAGAGTGGAATTCGAGCCAACATGGAGTAGGATTACTAGCGGAATAGAAAAACTTGATAAGTTACTTGGAGGAGGAATTTACCTGGGGTCATCAGTTCTCTTAGTGGGAATGACCGGAACTGGAAAGACAACTTTTGCATTACATTTTGCAGTTTCTAATGCCCTCCAAGGAAAGAGAGTTATCTACATAACTTTTGAAGAACCCATAGACCAGCTCCTTAGAACTGCCCAGAACTACAAGTTGGAAATATGGGAAGCTTTAGATTCCGGAAACCTAATGTTACTTAGTTGGGTTCCTGAAGCGACTACTCCCTTGCAAATGTTCATAAATCTCAGAGACCTTATGGATGAATTTAAGCCTACAGCTGTCGTCATTGACAGCCTTAGCTCTTTGAGGGAGCATATAGATGAGGGAGAGTTATCAAAGGTCCTGAGATATCTCTCATTACTAGCGAAGTCAAGGAAGAGTACCTTATACTTTACCCTCACGGAGGAATCTAACACTGCAATAGTTCCATCGACAAATGCAAGTACCTTAGCCGATGTAATAATCTGGCTAAAATACTTTCTTGTGGAAGGTAAACTTGAGAGAAGGCTTATAATCGTGAAGGCTAGAGGATCCAATCATTCCAGAAAGGTTCATCGATACGAGATCACGGATACAGGGGTGGTTATTTATGAGTAG
- a CDS encoding Mth938-like domain-containing protein, whose product MKVGEVKFGSVEINGIKYNHDIVIYPSGRIERRKKEISKKKHGTSHKFDPEELKEYLREDFDVLIVGTGIYGMLSLLPEARELVKEKDIIERPTPEALKLVEELWGKKKVLAIIHVTC is encoded by the coding sequence ATGAAAGTTGGGGAGGTAAAGTTCGGGAGTGTTGAGATAAACGGGATAAAGTACAACCACGACATAGTTATCTATCCTAGTGGCAGAATAGAGAGGAGGAAAAAGGAGATAAGCAAGAAAAAGCACGGGACGAGTCATAAATTCGATCCAGAAGAGCTTAAAGAATACCTAAGGGAGGACTTCGATGTCCTGATAGTAGGGACCGGAATATACGGAATGCTTTCCCTGCTACCCGAGGCAAGAGAGCTCGTAAAGGAGAAAGATATAATAGAAAGGCCAACTCCAGAAGCCCTGAAGTTGGTTGAGGAGCTCTGGGGCAAGAAGAAGGTTTTAGCTATTATCCACGTCACCTGTTAG
- a CDS encoding transcriptional regulator, with the protein MKVSAFEVASRYVYPSLRRRLVQVLREKGLKQDEIAELLHITQSAVSRYLRKDRGALIDVEQFKDIDEKVGEIAEWVIEERPSEYEIHKALVKLTLEMLGRGYVCSFHSLIDPTLNPEECNVCLELFT; encoded by the coding sequence ATGAAAGTTTCAGCCTTCGAAGTCGCTTCCCGCTACGTTTACCCATCTTTAAGGAGGAGGTTAGTCCAAGTTCTTAGGGAAAAAGGGCTAAAGCAAGATGAAATAGCCGAGCTTTTGCACATAACGCAGTCGGCCGTTTCAAGGTACTTAAGGAAAGACAGGGGAGCATTAATTGACGTTGAGCAGTTCAAGGATATAGATGAAAAAGTCGGAGAAATAGCGGAGTGGGTGATAGAGGAGAGGCCCAGCGAGTATGAGATCCACAAGGCCCTTGTAAAGCTAACCTTGGAGATGTTGGGTAGAGGATACGTCTGCAGCTTCCATTCTCTCATAGATCCAACGCTAAATCCAGAGGAGTGCAATGTTTGCTTGGAGCTGTTTACTTAG
- a CDS encoding FprA family A-type flavoprotein — translation MASIITKKILDEPELYLIRVNDDEIKYFEATWYIPEGITYNSYLMKLDNAIVLFDTVKKEYAEMFLEELRKIVDLEEITHIIIHHTEPDHTGALSKVLEANGYRAKVLGTAFARNLLEGFYGSEIVKNFQVVKDGEELKIGGKIFRFITVPWLHWPDTMITYVVEDKLIFSCDAGGGYSIPRGIDDSNEDVVKEYLPYVTKYVVTVIGHYHKYIVQNIKKLKKLGIIDNAKMILPGHGLIWRKNPKRIFEHYERIGAGVPEKDKVLVIYDSMYGFVEERMKVVIDELKRLGKKPIVYRFTDRENPAIADILGEVPTAEAIIIGASTFEADIHPRIRYTLFEILDKANYEKPVLIIGAFGWGGVAGRKIETLIARSKFDHVATIESRGRPTEEDREKIREAIRALF, via the coding sequence ATGGCAAGCATCATTACAAAAAAGATACTAGACGAACCTGAGCTCTACCTCATAAGGGTTAACGATGACGAGATAAAGTACTTTGAAGCGACTTGGTACATCCCCGAGGGAATAACGTACAACTCTTACTTGATGAAGCTTGATAATGCGATAGTATTGTTTGACACTGTGAAGAAAGAGTATGCAGAGATGTTCTTAGAAGAGCTAAGAAAGATCGTTGACTTAGAGGAGATAACTCATATAATAATCCACCACACGGAACCAGACCATACTGGAGCCTTGTCAAAGGTTCTTGAAGCAAATGGGTATAGAGCAAAGGTGCTTGGCACGGCATTTGCAAGGAATCTTCTAGAGGGATTTTACGGATCAGAGATCGTGAAAAACTTCCAAGTCGTTAAAGATGGAGAAGAGCTCAAGATAGGAGGCAAGATTTTCCGCTTCATAACGGTTCCTTGGCTCCACTGGCCCGATACGATGATAACGTACGTGGTTGAGGATAAGCTAATATTCAGCTGTGATGCCGGAGGGGGTTATTCAATCCCAAGGGGGATAGATGACTCAAATGAAGACGTCGTGAAGGAATACCTTCCTTACGTTACCAAGTACGTTGTAACCGTCATCGGGCATTATCACAAGTACATCGTCCAAAACATCAAGAAGCTAAAGAAGCTCGGAATTATAGATAATGCCAAGATGATTCTTCCTGGGCACGGTTTAATTTGGAGAAAGAACCCCAAGAGAATATTCGAACACTACGAACGTATAGGAGCGGGAGTTCCAGAAAAAGACAAGGTTCTCGTAATTTACGATTCAATGTATGGTTTCGTAGAGGAAAGAATGAAGGTAGTGATAGATGAGCTTAAGAGGCTCGGTAAGAAACCTATCGTCTACAGATTCACCGACAGAGAAAATCCAGCGATAGCCGATATCCTTGGAGAAGTTCCTACCGCTGAGGCAATAATTATTGGTGCCTCAACGTTTGAGGCAGATATTCACCCCAGGATAAGGTACACCCTCTTTGAAATACTTGACAAGGCCAACTACGAAAAACCCGTCCTTATAATTGGAGCTTTTGGCTGGGGTGGAGTTGCCGGAAGGAAGATTGAAACCTTAATTGCAAGGAGCAAGTTTGACCATGTGGCAACAATAGAGAGTAGGGGTAGACCAACTGAGGAGGATAGGGAGAAGATTAGAGAAGCCATTAGGGCTCTATTTTAA
- a CDS encoding ATP-binding cassette domain-containing protein — protein sequence MYAIEVKDLVKKYGDFTAVKGISFKVKKGEIFAFLGPNGAGKTTTVHVLTTLLKPTSGKVIVAGHDVVEEPMEVRKKIGIVFQDPSVDRELTAYENMYIHGRIYGLGGRELKEKIERLLKFVELWKFKDRPVKYFSGGMQRRLEIARALLHEPEILFLDEPTIGLDPQTRARIWDYIKTMKEEHDMTIFLTTHYMDEAEQLADKIAIIDHGKIIAEGTAEELKKLVGNDIIYLRLESPKEELKCLKADFIRGCKLLPDGRVRIDVENATEALPKLFELAQRSGVKILEVTYHRPTLNDVFLHLTGREIRDEGGEQNVARGIMRGRMRR from the coding sequence ATGTACGCAATAGAAGTTAAGGATCTCGTGAAAAAGTACGGGGACTTTACAGCCGTAAAAGGAATCAGCTTCAAGGTAAAGAAGGGAGAGATATTTGCATTCCTGGGGCCAAACGGAGCTGGAAAAACTACAACAGTCCACGTCCTAACGACCCTCCTGAAGCCAACATCGGGCAAGGTCATAGTTGCCGGGCATGATGTTGTTGAGGAGCCTATGGAGGTAAGGAAGAAGATAGGAATAGTTTTCCAAGATCCGAGCGTTGACAGGGAGCTAACAGCCTATGAAAACATGTACATCCATGGAAGGATCTATGGGCTGGGAGGGAGAGAGCTTAAGGAGAAGATTGAAAGGCTATTGAAGTTCGTTGAGCTGTGGAAGTTCAAGGATAGGCCTGTCAAGTACTTCTCCGGAGGGATGCAGAGAAGGTTAGAAATCGCTAGGGCCTTACTTCACGAGCCCGAGATATTATTCTTGGACGAGCCCACGATAGGCCTAGATCCCCAAACAAGGGCTCGCATTTGGGACTACATAAAAACGATGAAGGAAGAGCATGACATGACGATATTCCTAACAACTCACTACATGGATGAAGCCGAGCAATTAGCAGATAAGATAGCGATCATAGACCATGGAAAGATAATAGCGGAGGGCACGGCCGAGGAGCTAAAGAAGCTCGTTGGAAACGACATCATCTACCTCAGACTCGAAAGTCCAAAAGAGGAATTAAAATGCCTAAAAGCTGATTTCATAAGGGGATGCAAGCTTCTTCCAGATGGTAGGGTTAGGATAGACGTTGAAAACGCAACTGAGGCTTTGCCAAAGCTGTTTGAGCTTGCCCAAAGGTCAGGAGTTAAGATCCTCGAGGTTACGTACCACAGGCCGACCCTAAACGATGTCTTCCTGCACTTAACTGGAAGGGAGATCAGGGACGAGGGTGGAGAGCAGAATGTTGCTAGAGGGATTATGAGGGGCAGAATGAGGAGGTGA
- a CDS encoding NitrOD5 domain-containing protein — MSSRGQEILVKALANALDKVSPGLKVVLETHLRVSLGEGLEVAYKDPKKFKDAVAKLFGEYSSRLLEMVVIDQVKDVLGSSEPPDTLEELVDVLKEIYGD, encoded by the coding sequence ATGAGTAGTAGGGGCCAAGAGATACTTGTTAAAGCCCTTGCAAATGCCCTTGACAAGGTTAGCCCCGGTCTTAAAGTCGTTTTAGAGACCCATTTAAGGGTTTCTCTGGGTGAAGGCCTTGAAGTAGCTTATAAAGATCCAAAAAAATTTAAAGATGCTGTAGCTAAGCTATTTGGGGAATACAGCTCAAGATTACTTGAAATGGTTGTTATAGATCAAGTTAAAGATGTTCTAGGGAGCTCTGAACCTCCAGATACTCTGGAGGAACTCGTTGATGTTCTTAAGGAAATCTATGGTGATTGA
- a CDS encoding ABC transporter permease codes for MRVLATMIYRELKRFIRSRARVIGSLLNPLIWLIFFGKGWAGAFNFPGARMIFGGVDYMTYLVPGIVAMTVFNMGFMQGITVIWDRQFGFLKELLVAPASRVEAIIGRSIGGALTALIQGTIILILSFTIADLKVSGVLPTLALAFLVGVAVSGLGMAIAMKMTSMEGFQIIVTMLMLPMTFLSGAFYPISTMPEWMQYLAKINPLTYAVDGARHYLAGIQPTFSLTTDWLVLGLLAVVFVGIAALEFRKATID; via the coding sequence ATGAGGGTTCTCGCTACAATGATCTATAGGGAGCTTAAGAGGTTCATACGCTCAAGGGCGAGGGTTATTGGCTCTCTGCTGAATCCGCTTATATGGCTCATATTCTTCGGAAAGGGATGGGCTGGTGCATTCAACTTCCCTGGGGCAAGAATGATCTTTGGAGGAGTCGACTACATGACTTACCTCGTCCCAGGAATAGTGGCAATGACGGTTTTCAACATGGGCTTCATGCAGGGGATAACAGTCATATGGGACAGACAGTTCGGATTCCTCAAGGAGTTGCTTGTAGCTCCAGCATCAAGGGTTGAGGCAATAATTGGAAGGAGCATTGGAGGAGCATTAACGGCCCTTATCCAAGGGACTATAATACTAATCCTGAGCTTCACGATAGCCGACCTAAAAGTTTCAGGGGTTCTGCCTACACTCGCACTCGCATTCCTCGTAGGAGTAGCAGTTTCCGGCCTTGGAATGGCAATAGCAATGAAAATGACGTCCATGGAGGGCTTCCAGATAATAGTGACGATGCTCATGCTCCCAATGACGTTCCTTAGCGGGGCTTTCTATCCCATAAGCACGATGCCAGAATGGATGCAGTACTTAGCGAAGATTAATCCACTAACGTACGCCGTCGATGGTGCAAGGCACTACCTAGCGGGAATCCAGCCAACGTTTTCGCTGACAACTGACTGGCTAGTCCTGGGACTGCTGGCGGTAGTGTTCGTTGGAATAGCTGCCCTAGAGTTCAGAAAGGCAACCATCGACTGA